The proteins below are encoded in one region of Bremerella sp. P1:
- a CDS encoding SMP-30/gluconolactonase/LRE family protein has translation MISHTVSRTIPLLTLAGCLVWGGVAHAEEVTAPTASPCELFATGFAGLTAMCCDGQGNVLATNYRHLGSVGKISEVDGAALLFDAPMPAAEQVEPTSLVGIALDDDQRILVLDSQLGRVLRYMPESKVVTTIADRIQGRRFDSLFAIDIGPGGNIYFSEPEQAAGEDATGSLYRFDVLTNRPVLLVDGLHQPTGICLSSNGKSLFVAESGRGQISVYGINQQDGSVEKVAAYFLNLLLDVDDAKEIGRLGHIAIDRRNWLYVSLWDRGEVVVIDTSSGKLVEVISCHSDSVFGLTLWQDALLMSIPEKEAIYRYDLRPLIGRHAP, from the coding sequence ATGATCTCCCATACGGTATCACGAACGATTCCCTTGCTAACGCTGGCTGGCTGCCTGGTATGGGGCGGAGTTGCCCACGCCGAGGAAGTGACCGCACCAACGGCATCGCCCTGCGAGCTTTTCGCAACTGGCTTTGCTGGCCTGACCGCGATGTGCTGTGACGGTCAAGGAAACGTCCTGGCAACCAACTATCGGCACCTTGGTTCGGTAGGCAAGATCAGTGAAGTCGACGGCGCTGCCCTGCTCTTCGATGCTCCGATGCCTGCCGCTGAGCAAGTAGAACCCACTTCCCTCGTTGGTATCGCGCTCGATGATGATCAGCGGATCCTCGTGCTTGACTCCCAGTTGGGACGCGTCCTGCGTTACATGCCGGAGTCCAAGGTCGTGACCACAATTGCTGATCGAATCCAGGGACGTCGATTCGACTCGTTATTCGCCATCGATATTGGTCCGGGTGGGAACATCTATTTCTCAGAACCGGAACAAGCCGCCGGTGAAGATGCGACAGGCTCACTCTACCGGTTCGATGTTCTGACGAATCGCCCAGTGCTGCTGGTCGATGGCCTCCATCAACCTACCGGCATCTGCCTGAGCTCGAACGGGAAGTCGCTGTTCGTAGCCGAGTCGGGACGCGGTCAAATTTCCGTCTATGGAATCAATCAGCAAGACGGCTCGGTCGAGAAGGTCGCTGCCTACTTTTTAAACTTGCTGTTGGATGTCGACGATGCGAAAGAGATCGGTCGTCTAGGCCACATCGCAATCGATCGCCGGAACTGGCTGTACGTCAGCCTATGGGATCGAGGAGAAGTCGTCGTGATCGATACCAGCAGCGGCAAGCTCGTCGAGGTGATCTCATGCCATAGCGACAGTGTCTTTGGTCTGACGTTGTGGCAAGATGCTTTGCTGATGTCGATTCCCGAAAAGGAGGCGATCTATCGATATGATCTTCGCCCCCTTATCGGTCGTCATGCCCCTTAG
- a CDS encoding ribonuclease D: MDYSYVRHDRDLQSLCQQLAADKHIFFDTEFISEDVYLPDLCLIQVASKSGLAVIDPKGMIDLSPFWDLITSDDVTVVAHAAREEFLFCFRATGKWPTRLFDTQVAAGLIGMEFPISLGNLITRQLGERLPKGETRTNWRGRPLSKQQIEYALNDVIYLDQIFQQLAEELENLGRTSWMEAEMNRFQTIWEEYSTRPGWRSVSGIGNLNRRSLAIVREIWTWRDHHAKAQNVPPRRILRDDLMVELSKRKSAKVSQIKALRGMNRRDLDPYIDDLADCVRRAIDLPDADCPTNHRGTANSQYTVLGQFLSAALGSICREARIAPSLACTIQDVRDLVAYHLDKSGELPPLAKGWRAEVIGRTIEDLLDGSLVVKIGDPRADEPLAFERHSDQA, from the coding sequence GTGGACTACTCCTACGTCCGTCACGACCGTGACTTACAATCTCTTTGCCAACAACTGGCTGCCGACAAGCACATCTTCTTCGATACCGAGTTTATTTCGGAGGATGTGTACCTGCCCGACTTGTGTCTGATTCAAGTGGCAAGCAAGTCGGGGCTGGCTGTTATCGACCCTAAGGGGATGATCGATCTGAGCCCCTTTTGGGATCTGATCACCAGTGATGATGTCACCGTGGTGGCGCATGCGGCTCGGGAAGAGTTCCTGTTCTGTTTTCGTGCGACCGGCAAATGGCCGACTCGGTTGTTTGATACTCAGGTTGCCGCTGGACTGATTGGGATGGAGTTTCCGATCTCGCTGGGGAACCTCATCACCCGCCAACTGGGCGAACGGCTTCCCAAGGGAGAGACGCGTACCAATTGGCGTGGTCGTCCTCTTTCCAAGCAGCAGATCGAATACGCCCTGAACGACGTCATCTATCTCGACCAGATCTTTCAGCAACTGGCCGAAGAGCTCGAGAATCTGGGCCGCACCAGTTGGATGGAAGCCGAGATGAACCGCTTTCAGACCATCTGGGAAGAGTATTCGACGCGGCCGGGATGGCGAAGTGTGTCCGGGATTGGCAACTTGAATCGTCGGTCGCTGGCCATCGTTCGCGAGATCTGGACTTGGCGAGATCATCATGCGAAGGCGCAGAATGTACCGCCCCGTCGAATCTTGCGTGATGACTTGATGGTCGAGCTTTCCAAACGCAAGTCTGCCAAGGTCTCGCAGATCAAAGCATTGCGGGGAATGAACCGCCGCGACCTCGATCCGTACATCGATGACCTTGCCGATTGTGTTCGCCGAGCGATCGACCTGCCCGATGCCGACTGCCCCACCAATCATCGGGGTACGGCCAATTCGCAGTACACCGTGCTGGGGCAATTTCTCAGTGCAGCCCTGGGAAGCATCTGCCGCGAGGCCCGCATCGCCCCCAGTTTAGCCTGCACAATTCAAGACGTTCGTGATTTAGTGGCCTATCATTTAGATAAGTCCGGAGAGCTTCCGCCGCTGGCTAAAGGGTGGCGGGCTGAAGTGATCGGTCGAACGATTGAAGACCTGTTGGATGGATCGTTGGTCGTCAAAATTGGTGACCCACGTGCCGACGAGCCTCTGGCATTCGAGCGGCATTCTGATCAGGCTTAA
- a CDS encoding sodium:proton antiporter, which yields MGQAGITSTDINGILGGHQTVGDHHSGGSGSDKPLLIGIVVILVAYAVASVAGWTVSPKAAADSHAAAEAHHDAAHAQDHADEHADPHAAAGHGGGHGGGHGSHPLPHTWAVAPFVLLLGAIAVLPLLKFTEHWWESNTNRLIVAAGLALVTLAYYMTIYEGASLSAAWHRIDHAILGEYIPFIVLLFSLYVISGGIRISGDLKAHPTTNATFMLVGGLLASFIGTTGAAMLLIRPLLETNKERRYRQHTVVFFIFVVCNCGGCLLPIGDPPLFLGYLQGVNFLWTMTALWQPWLLTNALLLILYVLVDKFYYYPKEGAEDVLRDEVRTTPLQIRGLWPNALLLLGVIFSVALLDPTKPLPGIGWYPFVYLREIVQLALVGLSLWLGSKQVREENRFNYHAIVEVAALFVGIFICMQPALEILNEQGPSLGIDTPMKFYWITGGLSSILDNAPTYLVFFKTAFPNMDADMLHAALADTTGKSHFELVAISLGAVFMGAMTYIGNGPNFMVRAIAEESGVKMPSFFGYVIFFSIPILLPILAIVSLVFLL from the coding sequence ATGGGTCAAGCTGGAATCACATCGACGGACATTAACGGGATTCTCGGAGGACACCAGACGGTGGGCGATCATCACTCAGGCGGCTCAGGTTCGGACAAACCTTTGCTGATCGGCATCGTTGTTATTCTCGTTGCATACGCTGTGGCATCGGTTGCCGGTTGGACGGTTTCGCCGAAAGCTGCCGCCGATTCGCACGCTGCTGCTGAGGCCCATCACGACGCGGCCCATGCTCAGGATCATGCTGATGAACACGCGGACCCCCACGCAGCCGCAGGGCATGGTGGTGGGCATGGTGGTGGGCATGGCAGTCATCCATTGCCTCATACCTGGGCTGTTGCCCCTTTCGTGCTACTGCTGGGTGCGATCGCCGTGCTTCCCCTATTGAAGTTCACCGAACACTGGTGGGAAAGCAATACGAATCGATTGATCGTCGCAGCAGGCCTGGCACTGGTTACCTTGGCTTACTACATGACGATCTACGAGGGCGCAAGTTTAAGTGCCGCCTGGCATCGCATCGATCACGCCATTCTCGGCGAATACATTCCGTTTATCGTGCTGCTGTTTTCGCTCTACGTGATCTCTGGCGGTATCCGAATTTCCGGCGACTTGAAGGCCCACCCCACAACCAATGCCACGTTTATGCTGGTTGGCGGTCTATTGGCCAGCTTCATCGGTACCACTGGTGCGGCCATGCTTTTGATTCGCCCGCTGCTAGAAACCAATAAAGAACGTCGCTACCGTCAACATACGGTTGTCTTCTTTATCTTCGTGGTCTGCAACTGTGGTGGCTGCTTGCTGCCGATCGGCGATCCGCCGTTGTTCCTGGGGTACCTGCAAGGGGTGAACTTCCTTTGGACGATGACCGCCTTGTGGCAACCATGGCTGCTGACCAATGCCTTGCTGTTGATTCTGTACGTGTTGGTCGACAAGTTCTACTACTACCCGAAAGAAGGTGCCGAAGACGTTCTGCGTGACGAAGTGCGTACCACTCCACTCCAGATTCGTGGTCTTTGGCCAAATGCCTTGCTCCTGTTGGGCGTGATCTTCTCGGTGGCTCTGCTCGACCCAACCAAGCCGCTGCCAGGCATCGGTTGGTATCCGTTTGTCTACCTCCGCGAGATCGTTCAGTTGGCTTTGGTCGGCTTGAGCTTGTGGCTGGGAAGCAAACAGGTTCGCGAAGAGAATCGCTTCAACTACCACGCGATCGTCGAAGTGGCCGCCCTGTTTGTCGGTATCTTTATCTGCATGCAGCCTGCATTGGAGATCTTGAACGAACAAGGTCCCAGCCTGGGAATTGACACGCCGATGAAGTTCTACTGGATTACCGGTGGACTCTCCTCGATCTTGGATAATGCCCCAACGTATCTGGTCTTCTTCAAGACCGCGTTCCCGAACATGGATGCGGACATGCTGCATGCCGCCTTGGCCGATACGACGGGCAAGTCCCACTTCGAGCTGGTCGCGATCAGCTTGGGGGCGGTCTTCATGGGAGCGATGACCTACATCGGCAACGGTCCGAACTTCATGGTCCGTGCCATCGCGGAAGAGAGCGGAGTCAAGATGCCAAGCTTCTTCGGCTACGTCATCTTCTTCAGCATTCCGATCTTGTTGCCTATTTTGGCGATCGTCTCGCTGGTCTTCCTCCTCTAG
- a CDS encoding (5-formylfuran-3-yl)methyl phosphate synthase: MHLLVSVRSVEEANLAGQMGVDLIDLKEPHLGSLGATSPAIWRSVVGQWHTRTRVSLALGELPTAGSVELVPQETDSVKVGLAGCRHNASWRDDLSALFEQLPRGVQRVAVHYADAHLAESPPWEDVLDMALQLNCQTFLVDTFDKAAGSVFNHMSTMSLKNLQLRLHQAGLHFALAGSLRSHHLLSVAQIQPDIVAVRGAVCHRDRTAKVAADLLQSFRRQLDDALKVDTGEVLSRR, from the coding sequence ATGCATTTACTGGTCAGCGTTCGCAGTGTTGAAGAAGCCAATCTTGCAGGCCAAATGGGTGTCGATCTCATTGACCTCAAGGAACCTCACCTGGGCTCTCTGGGAGCCACATCGCCGGCCATTTGGCGATCGGTAGTGGGCCAGTGGCATACGCGAACTCGGGTTAGCCTGGCCCTGGGAGAACTGCCGACGGCCGGTTCGGTCGAGCTGGTGCCTCAAGAGACTGACAGTGTGAAGGTCGGCCTTGCCGGGTGTCGCCACAATGCTTCTTGGCGAGACGATCTATCCGCTCTATTCGAGCAGCTTCCTCGCGGTGTTCAGCGCGTGGCAGTGCACTATGCCGACGCGCACCTGGCGGAATCGCCACCTTGGGAGGACGTACTGGACATGGCCCTTCAACTGAATTGCCAAACTTTCTTGGTCGATACTTTCGACAAAGCGGCAGGGTCGGTTTTCAACCACATGTCCACAATGTCCTTAAAGAATTTACAACTGCGGCTGCATCAAGCAGGCCTTCATTTTGCGCTCGCTGGCTCGCTCCGATCCCACCACTTGTTGTCAGTGGCACAAATTCAACCAGACATCGTGGCAGTAAGGGGCGCCGTTTGTCATCGTGATCGAACGGCCAAAGTCGCTGCGGATTTACTGCAATCTTTTCGAAGGCAATTGGACGACGCCCTTAAAGTCGACACTGGAGAAGTTCTTTCTCGCAGGTAA
- a CDS encoding polyhydroxyalkanoic acid system family protein, with the protein MPGFKVEVPHPLSQEEAANRVKTLLEHLRGRFEGQIKDMEQTWTEDDVMQFSFKTAGLVIKGEMDVNPNTVLVHGDLPFAAMLFKGRIESSIREELEKCLSHPA; encoded by the coding sequence ATGCCTGGCTTCAAGGTTGAAGTACCCCATCCCCTTAGTCAAGAAGAGGCCGCTAATCGCGTCAAGACTCTGCTGGAACACCTGCGAGGTCGTTTCGAGGGACAGATCAAAGACATGGAACAAACCTGGACCGAAGACGACGTGATGCAGTTCTCATTCAAGACGGCCGGCCTGGTTATCAAGGGCGAGATGGACGTGAACCCGAACACGGTTCTCGTACACGGCGACCTCCCATTTGCCGCGATGCTCTTCAAAGGCCGTATCGAAAGCTCGATCCGAGAAGAGCTTGAAAAGTGCTTGAGCCATCCGGCCTAG
- a CDS encoding AarF/UbiB family protein has product MPVESIRRTWNYAQIAKDSVKARWTNDEKAKQAAQKLVAQRLGKMRGLPQKVGQMMAFSADPSKQDAFGDLYESADPLPWSTMRPILQAAWEVDPETLFQEIDPNGKAASLGQVHAATMQDSRKLAIKIQYPGIHDAVMADLSAIGWLSKPFGDLAGGFDREGYRHTILEGLKTELDYRQEADAQLAFANGPGQSPWVMVPQVDRELSSENVLVSEWIDGDTWQEVQSHWPQEAKSELGRRLLFWFLESLFDHGQLHADLHPGNVRFLRTPDGPKIVLYDFGSVYQMSSDERLTLLRFIQATSDQSEAPLPFLVALGFRHDLLEPLAARLPALSRVLLEPFCVEHPYDTKQWRLSERLNDLLGNERMNFRIAGAPKLVYLLRSFHAMITYLGGLDAKILWCRAQQIHVWKHRQAMEQLVLPSLPTQDYQTLAKHLKVQVLRDGQLKASVTLAAAAIDRLEKFLDDETLRRIDEERIDLVEIVRDVRRKGYVPGNVFELTDPQREVKVWLE; this is encoded by the coding sequence ATGCCAGTCGAGTCGATTCGCCGTACCTGGAACTACGCTCAAATTGCCAAAGACTCGGTTAAAGCTCGTTGGACGAACGACGAGAAGGCCAAGCAGGCGGCTCAAAAGCTAGTTGCCCAGCGTTTGGGCAAGATGCGAGGGCTACCTCAGAAGGTCGGCCAGATGATGGCCTTCTCTGCTGATCCATCCAAGCAAGATGCTTTCGGAGATCTTTACGAGTCAGCCGACCCCCTTCCCTGGTCGACCATGCGGCCCATCTTGCAAGCTGCCTGGGAGGTCGATCCGGAGACGCTGTTTCAAGAGATTGATCCCAACGGTAAGGCTGCATCGCTCGGGCAAGTGCATGCCGCCACGATGCAGGATAGCCGAAAGCTGGCGATCAAGATTCAATACCCAGGCATTCACGATGCGGTGATGGCCGACCTGTCAGCGATTGGTTGGCTGTCCAAGCCGTTTGGTGATCTGGCAGGCGGGTTCGACCGAGAAGGATATCGCCACACGATCCTCGAAGGACTGAAGACCGAACTCGATTACCGCCAGGAAGCAGACGCTCAACTGGCTTTTGCCAATGGGCCTGGTCAAAGTCCATGGGTCATGGTCCCACAGGTAGATCGAGAACTGTCCAGCGAGAATGTTCTCGTCTCAGAGTGGATCGACGGTGATACCTGGCAAGAAGTTCAGTCGCATTGGCCTCAGGAAGCAAAGTCGGAACTGGGGCGTCGCTTGCTGTTCTGGTTTCTTGAAAGCCTCTTTGACCATGGGCAATTGCATGCGGACTTGCATCCGGGCAACGTGCGATTCTTGAGAACGCCCGACGGACCCAAGATCGTTCTGTATGACTTTGGTTCCGTGTACCAGATGAGTTCGGATGAGCGGCTGACGCTATTGCGATTCATTCAAGCAACGAGCGATCAAAGCGAAGCTCCCCTTCCCTTCTTGGTCGCATTGGGGTTTCGTCACGACTTGCTCGAACCGTTGGCTGCTCGCTTGCCTGCATTGAGTCGCGTGCTGCTGGAACCGTTTTGTGTCGAGCATCCTTATGACACGAAGCAGTGGCGATTGAGCGAGCGTTTAAATGACTTGCTCGGGAACGAGCGAATGAACTTCCGCATCGCTGGGGCACCCAAGCTGGTTTACTTGCTGCGGTCATTCCACGCGATGATCACCTATCTCGGGGGACTCGATGCCAAGATACTTTGGTGCCGAGCGCAGCAAATTCATGTTTGGAAGCACCGTCAGGCGATGGAACAATTGGTGCTGCCGTCGTTGCCCACGCAAGACTACCAGACGTTGGCAAAGCATTTGAAAGTACAAGTGCTGCGAGACGGTCAGTTGAAGGCCAGTGTCACGCTGGCAGCCGCTGCGATCGATCGCCTGGAGAAGTTTCTCGACGACGAGACGTTGCGGCGAATCGACGAAGAACGAATCGATCTGGTAGAAATCGTGAGGGACGTCCGCCGAAAAGGGTACGTCCCAGGGAATGTCTTTGAGTTGACTGACCCTCAACGCGAGGTAAAGGTCTGGCTTGAGTAA
- a CDS encoding chemotaxis protein CheC: protein MDMITTPNDNQQLKVLQKVLGAATDEASQAMSVWTGGKISLTLDCIREIPLEEVTQEFDLGMDLLTMVVLTIEGEIGGTMILTFDEENGRRLAATLFKQEVSIDPEWSELERSALNETGNILGCAYFNAIARLVDCEFVPSPPTFLQDYGVCVLEQALMQQAQETMDVLICQTTFLQGSEKLNWNILFVPDPKMRATLNAAT, encoded by the coding sequence ATGGATATGATCACTACCCCTAATGACAATCAACAGCTTAAAGTGCTTCAGAAAGTACTGGGGGCCGCGACTGACGAAGCATCGCAGGCGATGAGTGTCTGGACCGGTGGGAAGATCTCGTTGACGCTGGATTGCATTCGCGAAATCCCACTGGAAGAGGTGACCCAGGAATTTGATCTGGGGATGGATCTGCTGACGATGGTCGTCCTGACGATCGAGGGAGAGATCGGAGGAACGATGATCCTCACGTTCGACGAAGAAAACGGTCGACGGCTGGCGGCTACGTTGTTCAAACAGGAAGTTTCAATCGATCCTGAGTGGTCGGAACTAGAACGCTCGGCCTTGAATGAAACCGGCAACATCCTCGGTTGTGCCTATTTCAACGCGATTGCTCGCCTGGTGGATTGCGAGTTTGTTCCTTCGCCACCAACATTCCTGCAAGACTACGGCGTCTGTGTCCTCGAGCAGGCTTTGATGCAACAGGCACAAGAGACGATGGACGTATTGATCTGCCAAACCACATTCCTACAAGGCAGTGAAAAGCTGAACTGGAACATCTTGTTCGTTCCAGATCCCAAGATGCGAGCAACGCTGAACGCAGCCACATAG
- a CDS encoding chemotaxis protein CheA, giving the protein MNNSTEMRDDCSDDLLADFLDESTQLIERINERLMELEQWVQEEAGSGVAIDEALLNDMFRSAHSIKGLSAMLGLPRINGLTHNIENVFDAARRGQLSIENHVVGVVYASVDRLSELIDHLRDTQSDDLDCDPQIAAITEVLIAGGALKEQGAQGDVDDAFGDPGPSAEAEPTPLTEEESIVEPAKESPVADPFDCTEMFAEVQDEAEVPAKYLAIFLDETELSLDEMADLLLDSDLSTQQESVRTLMCTSHRIKGSAASIGLNRPAKLAHMMEDVLQRHRDAGKNLDPFLVDALLGCADALRVYLKGLRDGETVEVDFASCASELLAVEAECLSGVDSVEEAVVEEEAPSDQPRTLDQQELQQLAADHLDDDATRLLLIHVELASNVPLVGLKAQLLCEKLARQGTVLLTNPPRNELDNISELSDIVIGLVTKLDDHAVHSIVNVSGVEKVSLSQLERDLAIVPKAAKETKEEPPAESPNVEAPKVETKTESVAPPVVKQEAAPAKVAEAKKPEAKPAAAKSADANHAKPAETLRVDIERLDQLMNLAGQLVISKARFNQLGENLRDAVPHKQCQQWLDSTDMMCQKLLGGNDGDKGKKESKELAEVHAQVRKIQQNLAAITKEMRRMDSIRTGMTSFFDAVHQLDRVTDGIQKTIMDTRMVPIGPLFGRFRRVVRDISRTNGKEITLEINGEKTELDKRMIDELGDPLIHMVRNSADHGVESPEDRVAAGKPQCGTITLNAFHRGNSIVIQVIDDGRGLSREKIAKKAIEKGLVTQIDLDRMTDQQIYQLIWVPGFSTAEAITEISGRGMGMDIVRAKIESINGVVEVDSTYGEGTVFTIKLPLTMAILPSLMARIDGDLFSIPVESIVEIVCFRRDELRTVHGKETAMVRGRPVSVVELHNTFRWNQPTHRTDSQGDVTMIIIRNDSREMGLVVDGILGEEDVVVKSLAENYHNIEGIAGACVLGNGRVALILDPAAVIDLAVRSQAETTLC; this is encoded by the coding sequence ATGAACAACAGCACAGAGATGCGAGACGATTGCTCGGACGATTTGTTGGCTGATTTCCTTGATGAATCGACCCAACTGATCGAACGAATCAACGAACGCCTGATGGAGTTAGAGCAGTGGGTGCAGGAAGAAGCCGGCTCTGGCGTTGCCATCGACGAGGCTTTGTTGAACGACATGTTTCGTTCGGCACATAGCATCAAGGGACTTTCCGCGATGCTTGGCCTGCCCCGTATCAACGGATTGACCCATAACATCGAGAATGTTTTCGACGCTGCCCGACGAGGTCAATTGTCGATCGAAAATCATGTCGTCGGCGTTGTGTATGCATCCGTGGATCGCTTGAGTGAACTGATCGACCACCTTCGTGACACGCAGTCCGATGATCTGGACTGCGATCCGCAAATTGCGGCGATCACCGAGGTGTTAATCGCAGGCGGAGCCCTGAAGGAGCAAGGTGCCCAAGGAGACGTCGACGATGCGTTTGGCGATCCTGGTCCCTCTGCGGAAGCCGAGCCAACACCATTGACTGAGGAAGAATCCATCGTGGAACCAGCCAAGGAATCGCCAGTAGCCGATCCGTTTGACTGCACGGAAATGTTTGCCGAGGTTCAGGACGAGGCGGAAGTCCCGGCCAAGTACCTGGCGATCTTCCTCGATGAAACCGAGTTGTCACTCGACGAGATGGCCGACCTGTTGCTCGACTCAGATCTTTCGACGCAGCAGGAATCGGTTCGTACGCTCATGTGCACGTCGCATCGAATCAAGGGTTCCGCGGCTTCGATCGGGCTGAATCGACCAGCTAAGCTGGCTCACATGATGGAAGACGTTTTGCAGCGTCACCGCGATGCGGGAAAGAATCTGGATCCGTTTCTGGTTGATGCCCTGCTGGGGTGTGCCGATGCCCTGCGAGTGTACTTGAAGGGGCTACGGGATGGTGAGACGGTTGAAGTCGATTTTGCTTCGTGTGCCAGCGAACTTTTGGCCGTCGAGGCGGAATGTCTTTCCGGTGTCGACTCCGTCGAGGAAGCAGTCGTCGAAGAAGAAGCACCAAGTGATCAACCGCGAACGCTGGATCAGCAAGAACTACAGCAGTTGGCAGCCGACCACTTAGACGACGATGCTACGCGTCTGCTGTTAATCCATGTGGAACTGGCGAGCAATGTCCCCCTTGTCGGTCTCAAGGCCCAACTGCTTTGCGAAAAACTGGCCCGACAAGGCACCGTCCTGCTGACGAATCCACCGCGTAACGAACTCGATAACATTAGCGAGCTTTCCGATATCGTTATCGGCCTGGTCACGAAGCTGGACGATCATGCGGTCCACAGCATTGTGAATGTCTCTGGTGTCGAAAAAGTCAGTCTTTCCCAGCTTGAACGCGATCTGGCCATCGTCCCCAAGGCTGCTAAAGAGACCAAGGAAGAACCGCCGGCGGAATCACCAAACGTGGAAGCACCAAAGGTGGAAACGAAAACGGAAAGCGTCGCTCCCCCGGTTGTGAAACAGGAAGCGGCTCCTGCCAAGGTTGCGGAAGCGAAGAAGCCTGAAGCCAAGCCCGCAGCGGCCAAGTCTGCGGATGCAAATCATGCCAAACCAGCCGAAACGCTGCGTGTTGATATCGAGCGTCTCGACCAATTGATGAACCTGGCGGGGCAGTTGGTGATTAGCAAAGCCCGCTTCAATCAATTGGGTGAAAACCTGCGAGATGCCGTTCCGCACAAACAATGTCAGCAGTGGCTCGATTCCACCGATATGATGTGCCAAAAGCTGCTGGGCGGCAACGACGGCGATAAAGGCAAGAAAGAATCGAAGGAACTGGCTGAGGTTCACGCTCAGGTTCGCAAGATTCAACAGAACCTTGCCGCCATCACGAAAGAGATGCGGCGAATGGACTCCATTCGCACCGGTATGACCAGCTTCTTTGATGCTGTTCACCAGTTGGATCGTGTGACCGATGGCATCCAGAAGACGATCATGGATACCCGCATGGTTCCGATCGGTCCTCTGTTTGGACGTTTCCGCCGCGTGGTACGAGACATCTCGCGAACCAACGGCAAAGAGATCACGCTGGAAATCAACGGTGAGAAGACCGAACTCGATAAACGCATGATCGATGAGTTGGGGGATCCGCTGATCCACATGGTCCGCAACTCGGCTGACCACGGCGTTGAATCACCTGAGGATCGCGTTGCTGCTGGGAAACCTCAGTGCGGTACCATCACGCTCAACGCGTTCCATCGTGGCAACAGCATCGTGATTCAGGTCATCGATGATGGCCGCGGACTTAGCCGTGAAAAGATCGCCAAGAAGGCCATTGAAAAAGGCTTGGTGACGCAGATCGATCTCGATCGGATGACCGACCAGCAGATCTACCAATTAATCTGGGTACCTGGTTTCAGCACGGCCGAGGCTATCACCGAAATCTCTGGTCGTGGCATGGGCATGGATATCGTCCGCGCCAAGATCGAATCGATCAACGGTGTTGTCGAAGTCGACAGCACGTATGGCGAAGGAACGGTCTTTACCATCAAGTTGCCGTTGACCATGGCCATTCTGCCGAGCCTCATGGCCCGGATCGATGGCGACCTGTTCTCGATTCCGGTCGAGTCGATCGTCGAGATCGTTTGCTTCCGACGGGATGAACTGCGAACGGTTCATGGCAAGGAAACGGCCATGGTTCGTGGACGTCCTGTTTCGGTGGTCGAACTACACAATACGTTCCGCTGGAATCAGCCAACACATCGGACTGATTCGCAAGGGGACGTCACCATGATCATCATTCGCAACGACAGCCGCGAGATGGGGCTGGTCGTGGATGGGATCCTGGGCGAAGAGGATGTCGTCGTGAAGTCGCTTGCCGAGAATTATCACAATATCGAAGGCATCGCCGGCGCTTGCGTGCTGGGCAACGGACGTGTTGCTCTCATCCTCGACCCCGCTGCCGTGATTGATCTGGCTGTCCGTAGCCAGGCGGAAACAACTCTTTGTTAG
- a CDS encoding CheR family methyltransferase — MTSLAATAQVTDDQMRRYAKMIYDVAGIEISPSKKQLLSNRIRRRLKESGIADFEQYYNFLKKLPISHAEWDGFLQEVTTHETYLFRDDSNWKWLRGTYLPELQKAGKNSLRVWSAACSTGDEAYSIATCVSDAIRNPSAWRVQILGTDIGVGAVKDAQEAKFNERAMRLVPDDLKRRYFSQLGGAAIWEPNAKLRAMTKFRQHNLLDRLSESPFDLVFLKNVLIYFNADSKKRVMQNVEQVMKPGSYLVAGAAEGISDLMGGFERIHPWLYLRK, encoded by the coding sequence ATGACCTCACTAGCCGCTACCGCACAAGTCACCGACGACCAGATGCGGCGTTATGCCAAGATGATCTACGACGTGGCTGGCATCGAGATTTCACCCTCTAAGAAACAACTGCTTTCCAATCGAATTCGCCGTCGATTGAAAGAGTCGGGAATTGCCGACTTCGAGCAGTACTACAACTTTCTGAAGAAGCTTCCGATCTCGCACGCCGAGTGGGACGGGTTTCTGCAGGAAGTGACCACCCACGAAACGTACCTGTTTCGTGATGATTCGAACTGGAAGTGGCTTCGAGGAACCTACCTGCCGGAGCTTCAGAAGGCCGGTAAGAACTCGCTGCGAGTCTGGTCGGCCGCATGTAGCACAGGCGACGAAGCGTATTCGATCGCGACGTGCGTATCGGACGCGATTCGTAATCCTTCCGCTTGGCGCGTCCAGATCCTGGGAACCGACATTGGTGTTGGTGCCGTGAAAGACGCCCAGGAAGCAAAATTCAATGAACGGGCAATGCGTTTGGTCCCCGACGACTTGAAACGTCGCTACTTCAGCCAACTGGGCGGAGCTGCCATCTGGGAACCCAACGCAAAGCTTCGTGCGATGACGAAGTTTCGCCAGCACAACCTGTTGGATCGACTCTCCGAGTCGCCATTTGATCTCGTGTTTTTGAAGAACGTATTGATCTACTTCAATGCCGACTCCAAGAAGCGAGTGATGCAGAATGTAGAACAAGTCATGAAGCCAGGTAGCTACTTAGTTGCCGGCGCAGCTGAAGGAATCAGCGACCTGATGGGTGGTTTCGAACGAATTCATCCTTGGCTCTATCTGCGTAAATAG